A DNA window from Salvelinus fontinalis isolate EN_2023a chromosome 28, ASM2944872v1, whole genome shotgun sequence contains the following coding sequences:
- the LOC129826166 gene encoding adenosine receptor A2b-like, which yields MLNDASSVIYIVLELLIAILSVLGNVLVCWAVCLNSNLQNITNFFVVSLAMADIAVGVLGIPFAIVISTGFCSNFYGCLFIACFVLVLTQSSIFSLLAIAIDRYIAITIPLRYNSLVTGQRAKGIIAVCWVLSIIIGLTPMLGWNKSTERPNSTCSPGLMECLFEEVVVMDYMVYFNFFACVLMPLLLMLVIYLRIFMAARHQLKLIELKAVHGGKSHSTLQKEVQAAKSLAIIVGLFAICWLPLHIINCFTLFCPQCARPPLWIIYVAIILSHGNSVVNPFIYAYRIREFRHTFRRIIRRHFLGLHRRQLFESGGSTRTSTHNSVCGSVRVKANCLSFDLHTEHNTCSCESHVTPAGAVLTSAPIHNHPLSVISFHNHNVSPPLPQPLIQTQTQPLCHPLQYGDHQQSPKGPEMEEVKDRQDLSPVQVKSLFYKHKTCFTKLSGVS from the exons ATGCTGAACGATGCTTCCTCTGTCATCTACATTGTGCTGGAACTGCTGATCGCCATACTATCCGTGCTGGGCAATGTGCTGGTCTGCTGGGCCGTCTGCCTCAACAGCAACCTGCAGAACATCACCAACTTCTTTGTGGTGTCCCTGGCGATGGCAGACATTGCTGTGGGAGTGCTGGGTATCCCCTTCGCCATCGTCATCAGCACAGGCTTCTGCTCCAACTTCTATGGCTGCCTCTTCATTGCTTGCTTTGTGCTGGTGCTCACCCAGAGCTCCATCTTCAGCCTGCTGGCCATCGCCATAGACCGCTACATCGCTATCACGATACCTCTCAG GTACAATAGCCTGGTGACGGGCCAGCGTGCCAAGGGGATCATTGCTGTCTGCTGGGTGCTGTCCATCATCATCGGCCTGACTCCAATGTTGGGCTGGAATAAGTCCACTGAGCGCCCCAACAGCACCTGCTCCCCAGGCCTGATGGAGTGTCTGTTTGAAGAGGTGGTTGTCATGGACTACATGGTCTACTTTAACTTCTTTGCCTGTGTGCTGATGCCTCTGCTGCTCATGCTGGTCATCTACCTGCGGATCTTCATGGCAGCTCGGCATCAGCTGAAGCTCATAGAACTGAAGGCTGTCCACGGGGGGAAGTCCCACTCCACCCTGCAGAAGGAGGTCCAGGCGGCCAAGTCGCTGGCCATCATCGTGGGCCTGTTTGCCATCTGCTGGCTGCCGCTGCACATCATCAACTGCTTCACCCTGTTCTGCCCTCAGTGTGCCCGCCCACCCCTCTGGATCATATACGTGGCCATCATCCTCTCCCACGGCAACTCGGTGGTCAACCCCTTCATCTATGCATACCGCATCCGGGAGTTCCGTCACACCTTCAGGAGGATCATCCGCCGCCACTTCCTGGGCCTCCACCGCCGGCAGCTGTTTGAGAGTGGTGGCAGCACTCGCACCTCCACCCACAACAGCGTCTGTGGCTCAGTGAGGGTTAAGGCCAACTGCCTCAGCTTCGACCTCCACACCGAGCACAACACCTGTAGCTGTGAGAGCCATGTCACACCTGCAGGGGCCGTTCTGACCTCAGCGCCCATTCACAACCACCCTCTTTCCGTGATTAGTTTCCACAATCACAATGTGAGCCCCCCTCTGCCACAGCCtctcatacagacacagacacaacccTTATGTCATCCCCTGCAGTATGGGGACCACCAGCAGTCTCCTAAAGGACCGGAGATGGAAGAGGTAAAGGACAGGCAGGATCTCTCCCCTGTCCAGGTCAAATCACTGTTCTATAAACATAAAACCTGCTTCACCAAGCTTTCTGGGGTGTCCTGA